From a single Pseudalkalibacillus hwajinpoensis genomic region:
- a CDS encoding helix-turn-helix domain-containing protein: protein MEDLKLDVALLRRRVPNLTTAAKSVGLRPATVSNLCTGKIPIGRAEVRTLSALATLADCRLDDLLIRGERFEMIESGVKLFDLFAPLAKGGTVGLVARPGMGQLVVLAEMFHRMRKQGYTTILLKPEGEHPELNDLFEEVDVVCETADEVYDQAAIHGIKQDILLGADRSNVVSGEIFQLQERLEEEGIQSLTTLLVDLKGEAMDDDFPYGPLETLWQFDSDLAVRHLYPAVNPIYSTSTVLEGAQLDQTHLTLQQKARKLLRRYRELRSLVNVSGFQSLPSTEVQTYKRGERLEAYLSQPFYVAEAFTGQKGEMVRLTELLNDVQRILDGAEDAKEVEELTFIGKLF from the coding sequence ATGGAAGATCTTAAGCTAGATGTTGCATTGTTAAGGCGCAGGGTACCGAATCTGACAACTGCTGCAAAGTCAGTTGGGTTAAGACCTGCAACTGTTTCGAATCTGTGTACTGGAAAGATTCCTATTGGACGAGCGGAAGTGAGAACGCTATCTGCACTTGCGACACTTGCTGACTGTCGACTGGATGATTTGCTAATCAGAGGGGAGCGATTTGAAATGATTGAATCTGGAGTGAAGCTGTTTGATCTTTTTGCACCGCTTGCTAAGGGTGGAACGGTAGGACTTGTTGCAAGACCGGGGATGGGACAGCTTGTCGTCCTGGCTGAAATGTTTCACCGAATGAGAAAGCAAGGTTATACGACAATCCTTCTGAAACCTGAAGGGGAGCATCCTGAACTAAATGATCTTTTTGAAGAAGTGGACGTAGTATGCGAAACGGCCGATGAAGTCTACGATCAAGCAGCAATTCACGGGATAAAGCAGGATATTCTCTTAGGTGCTGACCGTTCAAACGTCGTATCTGGAGAGATTTTTCAACTTCAAGAGAGGTTGGAAGAGGAAGGTATTCAATCACTAACCACGTTACTCGTTGATTTAAAAGGTGAAGCCATGGACGATGATTTTCCTTATGGTCCCCTTGAAACGCTCTGGCAATTTGATTCAGACCTTGCGGTAAGGCATCTGTACCCGGCCGTAAATCCCATTTATTCAACATCAACAGTTCTTGAAGGAGCACAGCTAGATCAAACACATTTAACCCTCCAACAAAAGGCACGAAAACTGCTACGCCGATATCGTGAATTACGCTCTCTAGTAAATGTAAGTGGTTTTCAATCCTTACCTTCTACAGAAGTTCAAACGTATAAACGGGGAGAGCGTCTTGAAGCATATTTAAGTCAACCATTTTACGTTGCAGAAGCGTTCACCGGACAGAAAGGCGAAATGGTTAGACTAACGGAATTATTAAATGACGTTCAACGCATTCTGGATGGAGCCGAAGATGCTAAGGAAGTCGAAGAACTTACGTTTATTGGGAAATTGTTTTAG
- the liaG gene encoding LiaG family protein: MKSGFPVIVGLLAIGAILLILYENTSLFASGSEENSIEVTERIDTVSINTHSSDMNIVPESRSDVKASLNGRGELSVRKKGDTIEVEVKKKWYELFDFNEESDVKVYVPENFDRGLKLEVGSGNVTLDGGSDPFVLDEVDIDMSSGDVKLSNLETKQFEHNGSSGRLTIDQLKTEEGSFDISSGDVVLRGYKGPLDGEMSSGEMNVQMDKLTGDVSFDLSSGDVELDLPDDADFTLDTEASSGDISTSFTLKEQSITNNGISGVHGSGKHKVSISLSSGNAQVY; encoded by the coding sequence ATGAAAAGTGGATTTCCAGTCATTGTCGGGTTGCTAGCAATTGGAGCTATTTTGTTAATTTTATACGAAAACACGTCACTATTTGCAAGCGGAAGTGAAGAAAACAGCATTGAAGTAACAGAGCGGATTGATACGGTAAGTATTAATACCCATAGTAGCGACATGAACATAGTTCCAGAGTCGAGAAGTGATGTGAAAGCATCGTTAAATGGCAGAGGAGAACTTTCTGTTAGAAAGAAAGGCGATACAATCGAAGTGGAAGTAAAGAAGAAATGGTATGAGCTATTCGATTTCAATGAAGAATCTGATGTAAAAGTCTATGTTCCAGAAAACTTCGACCGTGGACTTAAGCTTGAAGTCGGTTCAGGGAATGTGACGCTTGATGGAGGTTCAGATCCTTTTGTTCTCGATGAAGTGGATATAGACATGAGTTCTGGTGATGTTAAGCTTTCCAATTTAGAGACGAAACAATTTGAACACAACGGCTCTTCTGGACGACTGACGATTGATCAGCTCAAGACAGAGGAAGGAAGCTTTGATATTAGTTCAGGCGATGTTGTGCTAAGGGGATATAAAGGCCCTCTCGATGGAGAAATGTCCTCCGGGGAAATGAATGTTCAAATGGATAAATTAACAGGTGATGTCTCTTTTGATTTAAGCTCAGGCGACGTTGAACTGGACCTTCCAGATGATGCTGATTTTACGCTTGATACAGAAGCGAGCAGCGGAGATATATCAACAAGCTTCACACTTAAAGAGCAGTCAATTACCAACAACGGAATTTCAGGCGTTCACGGATCTGGTAAACATAAAGTAAGCATTTCTCTTTCAAGTGGAAATGCGCAGGTCTATTAA
- a CDS encoding ABC transporter ATP-binding protein produces the protein MEHGPKKVLSLKGLTKWYGEKLVLDNIDLDVYEGQIIGYIGPNGAGKSTTVKIMLGLEAFYTGEVEIFGQNIKENGVEYKRKIGYVPESADLYDNLSAREYLTFTGELYGLSADAADYKARQLMRVFDLEEVYESRISSYSKGMKQKVLLISSLLHDPDILFLDEPINGLDANSVMVFKEILAQLAAQGKTIFYSSHIMEVVQKISSRILLLNDGKIVADGSFEQLRQKNKEGSLEEIFNQLTGFNEHHNLAEDFVRIVQCDNV, from the coding sequence ATGGAACATGGGCCGAAAAAGGTTTTGTCGTTGAAGGGATTGACGAAGTGGTATGGGGAGAAGCTTGTTCTGGATAATATTGATTTGGATGTTTATGAGGGACAAATTATTGGTTATATCGGTCCGAATGGAGCGGGGAAGAGTACGACGGTTAAGATTATGCTTGGACTAGAAGCGTTTTATACTGGTGAGGTAGAGATTTTCGGGCAAAATATTAAAGAGAACGGGGTAGAGTATAAGCGGAAAATTGGGTATGTACCGGAGTCAGCTGATCTCTATGATAATTTATCGGCTCGAGAATACCTGACTTTTACTGGGGAACTATACGGGCTTAGTGCAGATGCAGCAGATTATAAAGCAAGACAACTAATGAGGGTGTTTGATCTTGAAGAAGTTTATGAATCTCGTATTTCATCGTATTCGAAAGGAATGAAGCAAAAGGTTCTTTTGATTTCTAGTTTACTACATGATCCAGATATTTTATTTCTCGATGAGCCGATTAATGGACTTGATGCAAATAGTGTTATGGTGTTTAAAGAAATTCTTGCGCAGCTTGCTGCGCAGGGGAAAACGATTTTTTACTCTTCTCACATTATGGAAGTTGTCCAGAAAATCAGCAGCCGTATCTTATTATTGAACGATGGCAAAATTGTAGCGGATGGAAGCTTTGAACAGCTGCGCCAGAAAAACAAAGAAGGATCGCTTGAAGAAATTTTTAATCAGCTAACGGGCTTTAACGAACATCATAATCTAGCAGAGGATTTTGTACGGATTGTGCAATGTGATAACGTATGA
- a CDS encoding MFS transporter, with the protein MPLMLQNEYGKEPSVVGYIIFPGAMLSAVAAIYVGRLLDRYGNMKVIYLAHGLLLLSTVIFYFLSPLNEYMIMIGYMFTSFGFSSLSSSTTNEVSRILPSEQVATGIGMKQLTQFVGSASGAVAGGISAGVMYLYARNG; encoded by the coding sequence ATGCCGCTTATGTTACAAAATGAGTATGGTAAAGAACCATCCGTTGTAGGGTATATTATTTTCCCTGGTGCCATGCTCTCGGCAGTCGCGGCGATCTATGTTGGAAGACTGTTAGATCGATATGGGAACATGAAAGTTATCTACCTTGCTCACGGCCTCCTACTTCTTTCAACGGTGATCTTTTATTTCTTATCACCACTGAATGAGTACATGATTATGATTGGATATATGTTCACAAGTTTCGGCTTTTCAAGTCTTTCTTCGAGTACGACAAACGAAGTATCCCGGATTCTCCCATCCGAACAAGTTGCAACAGGTATTGGAATGAAACAGCTCACCCAATTCGTAGGGAGTGCCTCCGGTGCTGTAGCAGGAGGCATTTCTGCAGGGGTGATGTATTTATACGCTAGAAACGGATAA
- a CDS encoding excisionase family DNA-binding protein, translating into MYLTIKETAEYLSLPESYIETLIRENRVRTIFDGEQHLLYKEQFNTHFEELEKMKKRLEEEMNEPIPEDPDVKDED; encoded by the coding sequence ATGTACCTCACTATTAAAGAAACAGCTGAATATTTATCGCTGCCGGAATCTTATATCGAGACGCTAATACGTGAAAACCGCGTGCGAACGATATTCGATGGTGAACAGCATTTGCTTTACAAAGAGCAGTTCAATACCCATTTCGAAGAGCTTGAAAAGATGAAGAAGCGATTGGAAGAAGAAATGAATGAGCCAATCCCTGAAGATCCAGACGTAAAGGACGAGGATTAA
- a CDS encoding VOC family protein, producing the protein MIKQVSQIGIPVKKMERAVQFYKELLELQLLFETDHMAFFDCNGLRLLLSLPEKEAFAHASSVVYFDVGDINKAYTRLIKDGVSFISKPHIVAKMGETETWMAFFQDSEQNTHAITSEVLVK; encoded by the coding sequence ATGATTAAACAGGTGAGCCAGATTGGAATTCCGGTTAAAAAAATGGAACGAGCTGTTCAATTCTACAAAGAATTATTAGAGCTTCAGCTTTTATTCGAAACGGATCATATGGCATTTTTCGACTGTAATGGACTCCGTCTTTTGCTCAGTCTTCCAGAGAAAGAAGCATTTGCTCATGCAAGTTCAGTCGTTTATTTTGATGTTGGTGACATCAATAAAGCTTATACTCGCCTCATTAAAGACGGTGTATCGTTCATTAGCAAACCACATATTGTCGCAAAAATGGGTGAAACAGAGACGTGGATGGCATTTTTCCAGGATAGCGAGCAAAATACGCATGCCATCACGAGCGAAGTGCTCGTTAAGTAA
- a CDS encoding GntR family transcriptional regulator, translating to MIDKTSPLPIYHQLVEWIKGLIERGELKPGDSLPSEREYAETFSISRMTVRQAITELVNSGYLYRQKGVGTFVAEKKIEQQLMGLTSFTEDMKSRGMEPSSRLVGFEVVPAPPYISEQLNIQEHAPVYEIKRIRLADGIPMALEKTYISANLVKGLTEKTVQHSLYHHIENQLAIRIDEATQVLESSVATQQEAEYLDIKKGAPILLIQRNTRLEDGTPLEIVKSSYRADRYKFMITLKR from the coding sequence ATGATCGATAAGACTTCCCCGTTACCAATCTATCATCAGCTCGTTGAATGGATAAAAGGGTTAATTGAAAGAGGAGAATTAAAGCCAGGTGATTCGCTCCCTTCAGAAAGAGAGTATGCTGAAACGTTTAGCATTAGCCGAATGACGGTTCGCCAAGCGATAACTGAGCTTGTAAATTCGGGTTATTTGTATCGGCAAAAAGGGGTCGGTACTTTTGTAGCTGAGAAGAAAATCGAACAGCAGCTAATGGGGTTAACGAGTTTTACAGAGGATATGAAATCACGAGGCATGGAGCCAAGCAGCCGTCTTGTTGGATTTGAAGTGGTACCTGCTCCACCTTATATTTCTGAACAGTTGAATATTCAGGAGCATGCACCAGTTTATGAAATCAAACGGATTAGATTGGCAGACGGTATTCCAATGGCTCTTGAGAAAACATACATTTCAGCGAATCTTGTTAAGGGACTGACAGAAAAAACAGTTCAGCATTCGTTGTATCACCATATTGAAAATCAGTTAGCTATCAGAATTGATGAAGCGACACAGGTTCTTGAGTCTTCCGTAGCAACACAACAAGAAGCAGAGTACCTTGATATTAAGAAGGGGGCACCGATCCTTTTAATTCAAAGAAATACTCGCCTTGAGGACGGCACTCCGCTTGAAATTGTCAAATCATCATATCGTGCTGACCGGTATAAATTTATGATTACGCTTAAACGATAA
- a CDS encoding SIS domain-containing protein produces the protein MLVNYFGSIEKALNDIKEKEHKAITLAAEKIADSIANGSIVHVFGCGHSHMMAEEVFYRAGGLVPVHPILVEDLMLHKGGTRSSMFERTNGFAASFMNDQDIQNGDVMIVVSTSGRNPVPVDAALYGKKKGAFVIGLTSRQASLGQPSRHEDGLYLYDAVDLVLDNHVEPGDAVMRHEESQLTFGSTSTVVGMTIMNTVFVEAIQVMIERGFEPPVFKSGNVDGSDEANETLIQRYKDRIPMLGKTAPHS, from the coding sequence TTGCTGGTAAACTATTTTGGAAGTATTGAGAAAGCCCTGAACGATATTAAGGAGAAGGAACATAAAGCCATCACCCTTGCAGCAGAAAAAATTGCTGACAGTATAGCAAATGGAAGCATTGTTCATGTATTTGGATGCGGACATTCCCATATGATGGCTGAAGAAGTTTTCTATCGTGCTGGAGGTCTTGTGCCGGTTCACCCTATTCTTGTGGAGGACTTAATGCTTCATAAAGGCGGTACACGTTCTTCGATGTTTGAACGAACAAATGGCTTTGCTGCTTCATTTATGAATGATCAGGATATCCAGAACGGCGATGTTATGATTGTCGTCTCTACTTCAGGAAGGAATCCAGTACCAGTAGATGCGGCACTTTATGGTAAGAAGAAAGGTGCGTTTGTGATCGGATTAACGTCCCGTCAGGCTTCACTCGGTCAACCTTCACGTCATGAGGACGGACTTTACCTGTATGATGCTGTTGATCTTGTTCTTGATAACCACGTTGAACCAGGAGATGCCGTCATGCGCCATGAAGAAAGTCAATTGACGTTTGGCTCTACTTCAACAGTTGTAGGCATGACAATCATGAACACTGTATTTGTGGAAGCCATCCAAGTGATGATTGAACGAGGATTTGAACCGCCCGTTTTTAAGAGTGGTAATGTTGATGGATCTGATGAAGCAAATGAAACTCTCATTCAGCGTTATAAAGACCGAATTCCGATGTTAGGGAAAACAGCTCCCCATTCATAA
- the nagA gene encoding N-acetylglucosamine-6-phosphate deacetylase, producing MGDNRFVIENITVYAAQETILNGYIEVKNGQIDRIGHFSERVAKDNETVYTLSGKVSLLPGMIDVHIHGVNGADTMDATIEALDVMTEALPKEGTTSFLATTITQDAPAIEKAIKNAGEYIQEKQQSGRAEVLGIHLEGPFLNSKRAGAQPPHAILDPDVTLFEKWNKMAGGAIKLVTLAPEKDGGLEIVRYLSNKGIVASIGHSDATYEQVMEAVQNGASHVTHLFNGMRGLHHREPGVAGAALLSNHLKAEVIADGYHVRPEMLALAYQQKTDRGIVLITDAMRAKCLKNGQYDLGGQDVHVEGGKALLANGTLAGSVLKMNHALTNIQKFTGCTLENAIKMAAENPAKQLGVFDRKGSLAEGKDADLIVLDEAGEVVMTFCKGELAYSK from the coding sequence ATGGGCGATAACAGGTTTGTCATTGAAAATATAACGGTGTATGCCGCGCAAGAAACGATATTAAATGGTTATATTGAAGTGAAGAACGGTCAAATTGACAGAATAGGTCACTTCAGTGAGCGAGTGGCAAAGGATAATGAGACGGTTTATACCTTATCCGGAAAGGTAAGCTTACTCCCTGGCATGATTGATGTTCATATCCATGGTGTAAATGGAGCCGATACGATGGATGCGACGATAGAAGCGCTGGACGTGATGACTGAAGCGCTACCAAAAGAAGGGACAACTAGCTTTCTTGCAACAACGATTACTCAGGATGCGCCAGCTATTGAAAAAGCGATTAAAAACGCTGGAGAGTATATACAAGAGAAGCAACAAAGTGGACGAGCTGAGGTTCTTGGTATCCATTTAGAGGGTCCATTTCTGAACAGCAAGCGCGCAGGTGCACAGCCTCCCCACGCGATTTTAGATCCAGATGTTACTCTGTTTGAAAAATGGAATAAAATGGCAGGAGGAGCGATTAAGCTTGTCACATTAGCTCCCGAAAAAGACGGAGGTCTTGAAATAGTTCGCTATTTATCAAACAAAGGGATTGTGGCGTCAATTGGCCATTCTGATGCAACATACGAGCAGGTCATGGAAGCAGTTCAAAATGGGGCGTCTCACGTCACACATCTCTTTAATGGGATGAGGGGCCTTCATCATCGTGAACCTGGTGTTGCGGGTGCAGCGCTTTTGAGTAATCATCTCAAAGCAGAAGTCATAGCAGATGGTTATCACGTTAGACCTGAGATGCTTGCGTTAGCTTATCAGCAGAAAACGGATCGAGGTATCGTGTTGATTACAGATGCCATGCGAGCAAAGTGTTTGAAGAATGGGCAGTATGATTTAGGTGGGCAAGATGTTCATGTTGAAGGTGGTAAGGCACTATTAGCTAATGGAACGCTGGCAGGAAGCGTATTGAAAATGAATCATGCTTTGACTAATATTCAGAAGTTTACGGGCTGCACACTTGAGAATGCGATTAAGATGGCAGCGGAAAATCCAGCAAAACAGCTTGGCGTGTTTGATCGAAAAGGAAGTCTAGCTGAAGGAAAAGATGCTGATCTTATTGTTCTTGATGAGGCAGGGGAAGTTGTTATGACATTTTGCAAAGGCGAGCTTGCATATTCCAAATAG
- the nagE gene encoding N-acetylglucosamine-specific PTS transporter subunit IIBC gives MLGALQRIGKSLMLPIAVLPAAALLLRLGQDDLLGIPFVAAAGGAIFDNLALIFAIGVAIGFSKDGNGAAGLAGAIGYLVLTQGTQAINENINMAILGGILSGIVAGLLYNRFHDIKLPTWLGFFGGRRFVPIVTATAMVILAGLFGFVWPPIQEGINAVGEWIIGAGALGVGVFGFLNRLLIPFGLHHVLNSLVWFVFGDYNGATGDLNRFFEGDPTAGIFMAGFFPIMMFGLPAACFAMIAAAKKSRRAEISGMLIGIAFASFLTGITEPIEFAFMFLSPLLYGIHALLTASSMVLAYVLDIHHGFGFSAGAIDFFLNYGLAQKPGLLLGIGILYGIIYFVIFYFLIKKLNLKTPGREDEDMEAQSSTPAEGDKYTVMAGHFVRSIGGLDNISSIENCTTRLRLQMNDMSKVDESELKKHGARGVVKVNNRNLQIIVGTDVEFVADAMRGIDPEAPAAAEGKPSITHSLAETDFIMPVQGKIIPLHDVPDGVFSKGMMGDGFAILPEDGNFSSPVDGEIVSVFPTKHAIGIKSTQGFEILIHVGIDTVNLKGEGFKTFVKEGDTVTRGQKLMEVDIDHVRRSVPSLATPIIFTNLQTLKLKKSGNVNKGDAGIITID, from the coding sequence ATGCTCGGAGCCTTACAACGGATCGGTAAGTCGCTCATGCTACCGATTGCTGTACTTCCAGCTGCTGCATTGCTGCTTCGTTTAGGACAGGATGATTTACTTGGTATTCCTTTTGTAGCCGCAGCAGGAGGCGCTATCTTTGATAACTTAGCACTTATTTTTGCAATTGGTGTTGCGATTGGATTCTCAAAAGATGGGAACGGTGCTGCCGGTCTTGCAGGTGCAATTGGCTATCTTGTTCTCACACAGGGAACACAGGCAATTAATGAGAATATTAACATGGCAATCCTGGGAGGTATTCTCTCTGGTATTGTCGCCGGACTTCTATATAATCGTTTCCATGATATTAAGCTGCCAACCTGGCTTGGATTCTTCGGCGGTCGACGATTTGTTCCAATCGTTACCGCCACAGCTATGGTTATTCTTGCAGGTTTATTCGGATTCGTATGGCCTCCTATTCAAGAGGGAATTAATGCGGTTGGTGAATGGATTATTGGCGCTGGAGCACTTGGTGTTGGAGTATTCGGATTCCTAAACAGACTTCTTATTCCATTTGGTCTCCATCATGTATTGAATAGTCTGGTCTGGTTTGTGTTTGGTGATTATAATGGAGCAACTGGTGATTTGAATCGTTTCTTCGAGGGTGATCCTACTGCCGGTATTTTTATGGCAGGATTCTTCCCGATTATGATGTTTGGTCTTCCTGCTGCATGTTTTGCAATGATTGCTGCAGCGAAGAAAAGTCGAAGGGCAGAGATTAGTGGAATGCTAATCGGGATTGCATTTGCTTCCTTCTTAACCGGAATTACAGAGCCAATCGAATTTGCTTTCATGTTCTTATCACCACTATTATATGGAATTCACGCACTTTTAACAGCGAGTTCCATGGTTCTAGCTTACGTATTGGATATTCACCACGGCTTTGGCTTTTCGGCTGGTGCGATTGACTTCTTCCTTAACTATGGTTTAGCTCAGAAGCCAGGCCTTCTTTTAGGAATTGGAATCCTTTACGGTATTATCTATTTCGTTATCTTCTATTTCTTAATCAAGAAACTGAATCTTAAAACACCTGGGCGTGAGGATGAAGATATGGAAGCACAATCCAGTACACCTGCAGAGGGTGACAAATACACGGTCATGGCTGGTCATTTTGTTAGAAGTATTGGGGGTCTCGATAATATTTCTTCAATTGAAAACTGCACCACCCGTCTGCGGTTGCAAATGAACGACATGTCAAAAGTAGACGAATCAGAGCTTAAGAAACACGGTGCACGCGGAGTTGTGAAAGTAAATAACCGCAACCTGCAGATTATTGTAGGGACAGATGTAGAGTTCGTAGCTGACGCTATGCGCGGCATTGATCCAGAAGCCCCTGCTGCTGCTGAAGGTAAACCTTCAATCACTCACTCTCTTGCCGAAACTGATTTTATCATGCCTGTTCAAGGTAAAATCATTCCATTACATGATGTTCCTGACGGGGTGTTTTCTAAAGGAATGATGGGTGACGGCTTCGCTATTCTCCCAGAGGATGGGAATTTCTCATCACCAGTTGACGGCGAAATCGTCAGCGTATTTCCGACTAAGCACGCGATCGGAATTAAATCTACTCAAGGGTTTGAAATTTTAATTCATGTAGGGATTGATACAGTAAACCTAAAGGGTGAAGGCTTTAAAACATTTGTAAAAGAGGGTGACACTGTTACGAGAGGACAGAAACTGATGGAAGTGGATATTGATCACGTACGACGTTCTGTCCCATCCCTTGCTACCCCAATCATCTTCACAAATCTACAAACATTGAAATTAAAAAAATCCGGCAACGTTAACAAGGGTGATGCAGGAATCATCACGATTGATTAA
- the nagB gene encoding glucosamine-6-phosphate deaminase → MRVMEATSYQHMSELAADYLLNKIRTQPYIVLGLATGGTPKGTYDRLVKDHRENGTSYRNITSFNLDEYVGFSPDHPNSYHTFMYENLFGKLDVTKENIHLPNGVALDLVEECKCYEEQIENSGGIDLQLLGMGSNGHIGFNEPGTSFEVNTHIVELAQSTREANARFFSHLEEVPHEAVTMGIATIMRSREILLLVSGESKSEALKELVNGEVRESFPASVLKMHPHVTIIADKNALSGVR, encoded by the coding sequence ATGAGAGTAATGGAAGCAACGAGTTATCAGCACATGAGTGAACTAGCAGCTGATTATTTACTAAATAAAATTCGCACACAGCCATACATTGTTCTTGGTCTTGCAACAGGCGGCACACCTAAAGGGACTTATGACCGCCTTGTGAAAGATCATCGGGAGAACGGTACTTCTTATAGGAATATTACGTCTTTCAACCTGGATGAGTATGTTGGATTTTCTCCCGATCATCCGAACAGCTACCATACATTTATGTATGAAAACTTATTTGGTAAGCTGGATGTCACGAAGGAGAATATTCATCTTCCGAATGGGGTCGCCTTAGACCTTGTAGAAGAGTGCAAATGCTATGAAGAGCAAATTGAGAACTCGGGGGGCATTGACCTTCAGCTTCTTGGAATGGGTAGCAATGGACACATCGGATTTAACGAACCTGGTACATCATTTGAGGTCAACACGCATATTGTTGAGCTAGCACAGTCAACACGCGAAGCTAACGCTCGCTTTTTTAGCCATTTGGAGGAAGTTCCTCATGAAGCGGTTACAATGGGAATTGCAACGATTATGAGAAGTAGAGAAATCCTCTTGCTAGTATCAGGTGAATCAAAGAGTGAGGCACTGAAGGAGCTCGTAAACGGGGAAGTGCGTGAATCGTTTCCTGCCTCGGTGTTAAAGATGCATCCTCATGTTACAATTATTGCTGACAAAAATGCGTTATCAGGTGTGCGCTGA
- a CDS encoding phospholipase D family protein, translating to MQKKWYRKKRWIALLIFLIIYVGVLTYHRFKPLPEGVSYAGEVYNLNDKDIEFLYDLTYDQNGKEIYDHSIFDEVNQTIKEADDFLILDLFMFNGYTNEKRDYPQISENLANAVVQTMKEKPDLKVVLISDEVNTTYGSHTAKQIKSIEKMGAEVVYTDLNRLRDPNLFYSGLWRMTLTWFGQDGIGWLPNPMAPTAPSVTARSYLKLLNIKANHRKTITTEDAGIIMSANPHDASGFHSNIAFKVKGTILNDLVRSEKAVAAYSGGDLSQFPETPLSDGASDKTAEIKAQIVTESKIQDSVVTAIDDAKNGDMIYVGMFYLADRDIVDALVDATERDIDVRLVLDPNQNAFGHEKIGLPNLPVTAELAKQGNEHLTIRWYDTNKEQFHTKLLYVKGKQESTIVGGSGNYTSRNMDDYNMESNIHFKAPNDSEIVQNVDDYFERIWTNKDGVYTVEYEEYQNTLPAFKYVMYILQKLFQVTTY from the coding sequence ATGCAGAAGAAATGGTACCGAAAAAAGCGATGGATTGCCTTATTAATTTTTCTAATTATTTATGTAGGGGTTCTCACCTATCATCGCTTCAAGCCTTTACCAGAAGGCGTTTCATATGCAGGAGAGGTTTACAACCTGAATGATAAGGACATCGAATTCCTCTATGACCTTACTTATGATCAGAATGGGAAAGAAATATACGATCACTCAATCTTTGACGAGGTTAATCAAACAATTAAAGAAGCTGATGACTTTCTAATCCTCGATCTATTCATGTTTAACGGTTATACAAATGAAAAGCGTGACTATCCGCAGATTAGTGAAAACTTAGCGAATGCAGTTGTACAAACGATGAAAGAGAAGCCAGATTTAAAAGTGGTTTTAATCAGCGACGAAGTGAACACTACATATGGCTCGCACACAGCGAAACAGATTAAGTCAATTGAAAAAATGGGTGCAGAAGTAGTTTATACTGATTTGAATCGACTGCGTGATCCAAATTTATTTTATTCTGGGCTCTGGCGCATGACTCTCACATGGTTTGGTCAGGATGGAATCGGATGGCTACCCAATCCAATGGCACCGACAGCACCAAGTGTTACAGCAAGATCTTACCTTAAACTCCTAAATATTAAGGCAAATCACCGAAAAACCATAACAACAGAAGATGCAGGTATCATTATGTCTGCCAACCCACATGATGCAAGTGGATTTCATTCAAATATTGCTTTTAAGGTAAAAGGAACAATTCTTAATGATCTTGTTCGATCAGAAAAAGCAGTAGCAGCTTATTCAGGCGGGGACTTATCACAATTTCCAGAAACACCACTATCAGATGGAGCGTCAGACAAAACAGCTGAAATCAAGGCGCAAATTGTTACTGAAAGTAAAATCCAGGATAGTGTTGTAACTGCAATCGATGATGCTAAGAATGGTGACATGATTTATGTTGGCATGTTTTATTTGGCGGATCGAGATATTGTCGACGCTCTCGTAGATGCAACTGAACGAGATATTGATGTCCGTCTAGTGCTCGATCCGAACCAGAATGCGTTCGGACATGAGAAAATAGGGCTTCCCAACCTCCCTGTTACAGCAGAACTTGCCAAACAAGGAAACGAGCATCTCACCATTCGTTGGTATGACACGAATAAAGAGCAATTTCACACGAAGCTTTTATACGTGAAAGGAAAGCAGGAAAGCACTATTGTTGGCGGATCAGGAAACTATACATCAAGGAACATGGATGACTATAACATGGAAAGCAATATTCACTTTAAAGCACCAAATGATAGTGAGATCGTTCAGAACGTAGATGACTACTTTGAGCGAATCTGGACAAATAAAGATGGCGTGTATACAGTTGAATACGAGGAGTATCAGAATACTCTTCCAGCTTTTAAATACGTGATGTATATTCTTCAGAAGCTCTTCCAGGTCACTACCTATTAA